From a single Apium graveolens cultivar Ventura chromosome 2, ASM990537v1, whole genome shotgun sequence genomic region:
- the LOC141708617 gene encoding gamma-tubulin complex component 4 homolog isoform X2 has translation MLHELLLSLLGYTGDLIIDEREHRSSLGISHLSPHAPISQTKPTFKLASDLSFLQPSERDVIERIVTLGFYYRELNRFATKSRNLSWIRSTNQSPLALASVLGNPKSEKQSVYRRAIANGVMEVLSIYKSAVLHIEQKLLSDTLPILAAVTQGLNKFFVLLPPLYELILEIERDDICGGQLLNLLHKRSHCGVPELQTCIQRLLWHGHQVMYNQLTAWMVYGILHDQYGEFFISRQEDRDSEHESSNVDMLEKLSRMSINDASLADWHLGFHITLDMLPEYISMRVAESILFAGKAVRVLRNPSPTFCFQDILKGSQNSMGLKSQKESLLDTKSIGEKLLPQVEADKIESMLQDLKESSEFHKRSFESSVDTIRAIAASHLWQLVVVRANLDGHLKALKDYFLLAKGDLFQSFLEESRQLMRLPPRQSTAEADLMVPFQLAAIKTIGDEDQYFSRVSLRMPSFGVTVKPSQVDLPKAKSYTEGDLTVLLDSSSEMSLDGWDGIALQYFIDWPLQLFFTQEVLSRYGKIFQYLLRLKRTQMELEKSWASVMHQDHTDFAKRRNDRLNCSISQQRRQRFRPMWRVREHMAFLIRNLQFYIQVDVIESQWNILQARIQDSHDFTELVTFHQEYLSALISQSFLDIGSVSRILDGIMKLCLQFCWKIENQENSTNTVELDHITEEFNKKSNSLYTILRSSRLAGSQRAPFLRRFLLRLNFNSFFETTAKGVMNVVRPRPTLPVL, from the exons ATGCTTCACGAACTGTTGCTCTCACTATTAGGTTACACAGGCGATCTCATCATCGACGAAAGAGAACACCGCAGCTCGCTCGGCATTTCTCATTTATCTCCTCACGCTCCTATTTCCCAAACTAAACCTACTTTTAAACTCGCCTCCGATCTCTCCTTCCTTCAACCTAGCGAAAG ggatgttattgagaggattgTTACATTAGGTTTTTATTACCGAGAGCTTAATCGATTTGCCACTAAATCAAGGAATTTGAGTTGGATACGTTCCACGAATCAGTCTCCGTTGGCTTTGGCATCGGTATTGGGAAATCCTAAAAGTGAGAAACAGAGTGTGTATAGGAGAGCTATTGCTAATGGTGTTATGGAGGTTTTGTCTATTTATAAGTCGGCTGTTTTGCATATTGAGCAGAAATTGTTGTCCGATACTTTGCCTATTTTGGCTGCCGTTACTCAAGGCCTCAATAAG TTTTTTGTTCTTCTGCCACCTCTCTATGAGCTAATTCTAGAGATCGAGCGTGATGATATATGCGGAGGGCAGCTTCTCAACCTATTGCACAAACGAAGCCACTGTGGGGTGCCTGAACTGCAAACTTGTATCCAGAG ACTTCTTTGGCACGGTCATCAGGTCATGTATAATCAACTAACTGCTTGGATGGTATACGGCATTCTTCATGATCAGTATGGGGAATTTTTTATTAGCAG GCAGGAGGACAGGGATAGCGAACATGAATCTTCTAATGTAGACATGCTTGAGAAGCTGTCACGAATGTCAATTAATGATGCATCTCTTGCAGACTGGCACCTTGGTTTCCACATAACTTTG GATATGCTGCCTGAATATATTTCTATGAGAGTAGCTGAGTCTATTCTTTTTGCTGGAAAAGCAGTCAGGGTTCTTCGAAATCCAAGTCCAACTTTCTGCTTCCAAGATATACTAAAAGGATCACAAAATAGTATGGGCTTGAAAAGTCAAAAGGAATCCTTGTTGGATACCAAATCAATCGGAGAGAAGTTACTTCCACAGGTGGAAGCTGATAAAATTGAATCTATGCTTCAAGACTTGAAG GAATCATCTGAGTTCCACAAAAGATCTTTCGAGAGCTCTGTTGACACCATTAGGGCTATTGCAGCTAGTCATCTTTGGCAG CTTGTGGTAGTACGTGCGAACTTAGATGGCCACTTGAAGGCACTTAAGGATTACTTTCTTTTAGCAAAAGGTGACCTTTTCCAG AGTTTTCTTGAGGAGAGTCGCCAATTAATGCGCCTACCGCCTCGCCAGTCAACTGCAGAAGCTGATCTCATGGTTCCCTTTCAACTG GCAGCTATAAAGACCATTGGAGATGAAGACCAATATTTTTCAAGAGTGTCTTTACG GATGCCTTCGTTTGGAGTCACAGTTAAACCTTCCCAAGTTGACTTGCCAAAAGCAAAATCATATACTGAGGGTGACCTTACTGTGCTGTTGGATTCTTCTTCGGAGATGTCACTTGATGGATGGGATGGCATTGCtcttcaatattttattgattggCCCTTGCAGCTTTTCTTTACACAAGAAGTGCTTTCTAG GTATGGGAAGATATTTCAGTATCTACTTCGCCTTAAAAGAACTCAAATGGAATTAGAAAAATCTTGGGCTTCTGTGATGCATCAAGATCACACAGATTTTGCCAAACGTCGTAATGACCGCTTGAACTGCTCAATTTCTCAGCAAAGGAGACAGCGGTTTAGACCAATGTGGCGTGTTAGGGAACACATGGCCTTTCTAATAAGAAATCTTCAATTTTACATTCAG GTGGATGTGATAGAATCTCAGTGGAATATATTGCAAGCTCGTATTCAGGACTCTCATGATTTCACTGAATTGGTAACCTTTCATCAAGA GTACTTGTCGGCCTTAATTTCGCAATCTTTCCTGGACATTGGATCTGTCTCCAGAATATTGGATGGCATCATGAAGCTCTGTTTGCAGTTCTGTTGGAAGATAGAGAATCAGGAGAACAGTACAAATACAGTAGAACTGGACCACATAACTGAGGAATTTAATAAGAAATCTAATTCACTATACACAATATTGCGGAGTAGCAGGCTTGCTGGGAGTCAGAGAGCCCCATTTCTTAGGCGATTCCTGTTACGCCTAAACTTCAATTCATTCTTTGAG ACAACCGCTAAAGGTGTGATGAATGTTGTTAGACCACGACCAACGCTCCCTGTTCTGTAG
- the LOC141708617 gene encoding gamma-tubulin complex component 4 homolog isoform X1 yields the protein MLHELLLSLLGYTGDLIIDEREHRSSLGISHLSPHAPISQTKPTFKLASDLSFLQPSERDVIERIVTLGFYYRELNRFATKSRNLSWIRSTNQSPLALASVLGNPKSEKQSVYRRAIANGVMEVLSIYKSAVLHIEQKLLSDTLPILAAVTQGLNKFFVLLPPLYELILEIERDDICGGQLLNLLHKRSHCGVPELQTCIQRLLWHGHQVMYNQLTAWMVYGILHDQYGEFFISRQEDRDSEHESSNVDMLEKLSRMSINDASLADWHLGFHITLDMLPEYISMRVAESILFAGKAVRVLRNPSPTFCFQDILKGSQNSMGLKSQKESLLDTKSIGEKLLPQVEADKIESMLQDLKESSEFHKRSFESSVDTIRAIAASHLWQLVVVRANLDGHLKALKDYFLLAKGDLFQSFLEESRQLMRLPPRQSTAEADLMVPFQLAAIKTIGDEDQYFSRVSLRMPSFGVTVKPSQVDLPKAKSYTEGDLTVLLDSSSEMSLDGWDGIALQYFIDWPLQLFFTQEVLSRKCTLLARLFPLIYHLKFTVAELLSVLVYLIKCFTRYGKIFQYLLRLKRTQMELEKSWASVMHQDHTDFAKRRNDRLNCSISQQRRQRFRPMWRVREHMAFLIRNLQFYIQVDVIESQWNILQARIQDSHDFTELVTFHQEYLSALISQSFLDIGSVSRILDGIMKLCLQFCWKIENQENSTNTVELDHITEEFNKKSNSLYTILRSSRLAGSQRAPFLRRFLLRLNFNSFFETTAKGVMNVVRPRPTLPVL from the exons ATGCTTCACGAACTGTTGCTCTCACTATTAGGTTACACAGGCGATCTCATCATCGACGAAAGAGAACACCGCAGCTCGCTCGGCATTTCTCATTTATCTCCTCACGCTCCTATTTCCCAAACTAAACCTACTTTTAAACTCGCCTCCGATCTCTCCTTCCTTCAACCTAGCGAAAG ggatgttattgagaggattgTTACATTAGGTTTTTATTACCGAGAGCTTAATCGATTTGCCACTAAATCAAGGAATTTGAGTTGGATACGTTCCACGAATCAGTCTCCGTTGGCTTTGGCATCGGTATTGGGAAATCCTAAAAGTGAGAAACAGAGTGTGTATAGGAGAGCTATTGCTAATGGTGTTATGGAGGTTTTGTCTATTTATAAGTCGGCTGTTTTGCATATTGAGCAGAAATTGTTGTCCGATACTTTGCCTATTTTGGCTGCCGTTACTCAAGGCCTCAATAAG TTTTTTGTTCTTCTGCCACCTCTCTATGAGCTAATTCTAGAGATCGAGCGTGATGATATATGCGGAGGGCAGCTTCTCAACCTATTGCACAAACGAAGCCACTGTGGGGTGCCTGAACTGCAAACTTGTATCCAGAG ACTTCTTTGGCACGGTCATCAGGTCATGTATAATCAACTAACTGCTTGGATGGTATACGGCATTCTTCATGATCAGTATGGGGAATTTTTTATTAGCAG GCAGGAGGACAGGGATAGCGAACATGAATCTTCTAATGTAGACATGCTTGAGAAGCTGTCACGAATGTCAATTAATGATGCATCTCTTGCAGACTGGCACCTTGGTTTCCACATAACTTTG GATATGCTGCCTGAATATATTTCTATGAGAGTAGCTGAGTCTATTCTTTTTGCTGGAAAAGCAGTCAGGGTTCTTCGAAATCCAAGTCCAACTTTCTGCTTCCAAGATATACTAAAAGGATCACAAAATAGTATGGGCTTGAAAAGTCAAAAGGAATCCTTGTTGGATACCAAATCAATCGGAGAGAAGTTACTTCCACAGGTGGAAGCTGATAAAATTGAATCTATGCTTCAAGACTTGAAG GAATCATCTGAGTTCCACAAAAGATCTTTCGAGAGCTCTGTTGACACCATTAGGGCTATTGCAGCTAGTCATCTTTGGCAG CTTGTGGTAGTACGTGCGAACTTAGATGGCCACTTGAAGGCACTTAAGGATTACTTTCTTTTAGCAAAAGGTGACCTTTTCCAG AGTTTTCTTGAGGAGAGTCGCCAATTAATGCGCCTACCGCCTCGCCAGTCAACTGCAGAAGCTGATCTCATGGTTCCCTTTCAACTG GCAGCTATAAAGACCATTGGAGATGAAGACCAATATTTTTCAAGAGTGTCTTTACG GATGCCTTCGTTTGGAGTCACAGTTAAACCTTCCCAAGTTGACTTGCCAAAAGCAAAATCATATACTGAGGGTGACCTTACTGTGCTGTTGGATTCTTCTTCGGAGATGTCACTTGATGGATGGGATGGCATTGCtcttcaatattttattgattggCCCTTGCAGCTTTTCTTTACACAAGAAGTGCTTTCTAG GAAATGCACACTATTGGCTCGTTTGTTTCCTTTGATATATCATCTGAAGTTTACAGTTGCAGAATTGCTATCCGTTCTTGTATATCTAATCAAATGTTTTACCAGGTATGGGAAGATATTTCAGTATCTACTTCGCCTTAAAAGAACTCAAATGGAATTAGAAAAATCTTGGGCTTCTGTGATGCATCAAGATCACACAGATTTTGCCAAACGTCGTAATGACCGCTTGAACTGCTCAATTTCTCAGCAAAGGAGACAGCGGTTTAGACCAATGTGGCGTGTTAGGGAACACATGGCCTTTCTAATAAGAAATCTTCAATTTTACATTCAG GTGGATGTGATAGAATCTCAGTGGAATATATTGCAAGCTCGTATTCAGGACTCTCATGATTTCACTGAATTGGTAACCTTTCATCAAGA GTACTTGTCGGCCTTAATTTCGCAATCTTTCCTGGACATTGGATCTGTCTCCAGAATATTGGATGGCATCATGAAGCTCTGTTTGCAGTTCTGTTGGAAGATAGAGAATCAGGAGAACAGTACAAATACAGTAGAACTGGACCACATAACTGAGGAATTTAATAAGAAATCTAATTCACTATACACAATATTGCGGAGTAGCAGGCTTGCTGGGAGTCAGAGAGCCCCATTTCTTAGGCGATTCCTGTTACGCCTAAACTTCAATTCATTCTTTGAG ACAACCGCTAAAGGTGTGATGAATGTTGTTAGACCACGACCAACGCTCCCTGTTCTGTAG